The Spirosoma radiotolerans genome has a window encoding:
- a CDS encoding M20/M25/M40 family metallo-hydrolase — MQPKALLPFFLAFLLVSPLLNAQTILNRDPQIADLISQISADSLRAHINGLVSFGTRHTLSVPADATTQVGKKGLGAARQWILGKFNQYAKQSGGRMTATLDTWTLQPDGRRVDKPANMGNVMATLKGTDPNDTRVFIVQGHMDSRVTNVMNRESDAPGANDDGSGTAAVIELCRVMSKSSFPATVIFVTLTGEEQGLLGAEHLSERALKEKWNVEAVLNNDIMGSNNSSDTRIIDNTRLRVFSEGLPGVLLKDTTGRIGQIRQFGNENDGKARTLARYLKEVGERYVENLEVVMVYRNDRYLRGGDHTPYVQRGFAAVRLTEMNENYEHQHQDLRTENGTEFGDYAKFMDFEYLRKNTAINLATLANLAKAPIVPQKVTVDVRNLTNATVLYWQAPTAGKVKGYYVLMRETYWPFWQKKFFTTKLGMTLPYSKDNYYFAVQAVSEDGNESLPVLPVPNLR, encoded by the coding sequence ATGCAACCAAAAGCGTTACTTCCTTTTTTCCTCGCATTCCTTCTCGTTTCTCCCCTACTCAACGCGCAAACCATCCTGAACCGCGACCCTCAGATTGCGGACCTGATTAGTCAGATTTCTGCCGATAGCCTGCGCGCACACATCAATGGTCTTGTTAGTTTCGGGACGCGCCATACCCTGAGCGTGCCCGCCGATGCCACCACGCAGGTGGGCAAAAAAGGCCTTGGAGCCGCCCGTCAGTGGATTCTGGGCAAATTCAATCAATACGCCAAACAGTCGGGCGGACGCATGACGGCCACCCTCGATACCTGGACCCTCCAGCCCGACGGCCGGCGTGTCGACAAGCCTGCCAATATGGGCAATGTGATGGCCACCCTCAAAGGGACCGATCCGAACGATACCCGCGTTTTTATTGTGCAGGGCCACATGGATAGCCGCGTCACCAATGTTATGAACCGCGAATCGGACGCGCCGGGAGCCAATGACGATGGCTCGGGTACGGCGGCTGTCATTGAACTTTGCCGGGTGATGAGCAAATCCTCGTTTCCGGCAACGGTCATCTTTGTCACCCTGACGGGCGAAGAACAGGGCTTACTCGGCGCTGAGCACCTGTCCGAACGGGCGCTGAAGGAGAAATGGAACGTAGAAGCTGTACTCAACAACGACATCATGGGCAGCAACAACAGCAGCGATACCCGCATCATTGACAACACACGGCTGCGGGTGTTTAGCGAGGGCCTGCCGGGTGTGCTGCTGAAAGACACGACCGGGCGTATTGGCCAGATTCGGCAGTTTGGCAACGAAAACGACGGCAAAGCCCGCACGCTGGCCCGCTATCTGAAAGAAGTTGGCGAGCGATATGTCGAAAATCTGGAAGTGGTGATGGTATATCGAAATGACCGATACCTGCGCGGGGGCGACCATACGCCGTACGTTCAGCGTGGTTTTGCGGCCGTTCGCCTGACAGAAATGAACGAAAACTATGAACACCAGCACCAGGATTTACGTACGGAAAACGGGACTGAATTTGGTGATTATGCCAAGTTTATGGACTTCGAATATCTCCGCAAAAACACGGCGATCAATCTGGCTACACTGGCCAACCTGGCGAAAGCGCCCATTGTGCCCCAGAAAGTAACGGTCGACGTTCGAAACCTCACCAACGCAACCGTTTTGTACTGGCAAGCCCCGACAGCAGGCAAGGTAAAAGGCTATTATGTACTCATGCGCGAAACCTACTGGCCGTTCTGGCAAAAAAAGTTTTTCACAACGAAGCTAGGCATGACCCTTCCTTACTCGAAAGACAACTATTACTTCGCTGTACAGGCCGTAAGTGAAGATGGCAACGAGAGCTTGCCAGTCCTGCCAGTGCCGAACCTTCGGTAA
- a CDS encoding Pycsar system effector family protein, translating into MIAQETSLLQQTQIYAESLLKHLAVDYTYHNLSHTRAVVAFANEIADHEKLSDTDRETVLIAAWLHDVGYKEGCDNHEANGINIARPFLEKQGLSPKRIEEIEACIQATKMPQNPQGKRLPEILCDADLGHLSADDFLERSEDLRQEMKHTFEKISKKKWRKKTADFLENHHYFTHYGKTVLEPRQLANLEKLRQQLGDDDAEDEPKHGKHDKDKSDKDKSKHHKEQKDALNELSKEPDLPHPLSESKPADTVKKERKPERGVETMFRLTSANHFQLSSMADTKANIMISINTIVLSLIVSILARKLEEWPILTIPTVMLAVTCLVATVLSVLATRPNVTSGFVSREDIENKTANLLFFGNFHQMGLSDYEWGMRRMMDDSDFLYSSMIRDIYFLGKVLGRKYKLLRWSYSVFMFGLVISVIAFGIATYMSK; encoded by the coding sequence ATGATCGCCCAGGAAACCTCGCTGCTTCAACAAACCCAAATCTACGCCGAATCGTTGCTAAAGCACCTTGCTGTAGATTATACCTACCACAATCTGAGTCATACAAGGGCGGTAGTGGCGTTTGCCAATGAGATTGCTGACCATGAAAAACTATCGGATACCGACCGGGAAACTGTGCTCATTGCCGCCTGGCTACACGATGTAGGGTATAAGGAAGGCTGTGACAATCACGAAGCAAACGGAATCAACATAGCGCGGCCCTTTCTGGAAAAACAGGGACTATCACCTAAACGCATTGAGGAAATAGAAGCCTGTATCCAGGCAACCAAAATGCCCCAGAATCCGCAGGGCAAACGGTTACCGGAAATCCTGTGCGATGCCGACCTGGGCCACCTGTCGGCCGACGATTTTCTGGAACGCAGTGAAGATCTCCGGCAGGAAATGAAGCATACGTTCGAAAAAATCAGCAAAAAGAAATGGCGAAAAAAGACAGCCGATTTTCTGGAGAATCACCATTATTTCACGCATTACGGCAAAACGGTTTTAGAACCACGTCAGCTAGCGAATCTGGAGAAACTCCGGCAGCAGCTAGGCGACGACGATGCCGAGGATGAACCCAAACATGGGAAACACGACAAAGACAAGTCGGATAAAGACAAGAGTAAGCACCACAAAGAGCAGAAAGATGCGCTGAACGAGCTATCGAAAGAGCCAGACTTACCTCATCCACTAAGTGAGTCAAAACCAGCAGATACCGTCAAAAAAGAGCGCAAGCCCGAACGCGGTGTAGAGACCATGTTCCGCCTGACGTCAGCCAACCATTTTCAATTGAGTTCGATGGCGGATACCAAGGCGAACATCATGATCTCGATCAACACCATTGTGTTGTCGTTGATTGTTAGTATACTGGCTCGAAAGCTGGAAGAATGGCCCATTCTGACCATTCCAACCGTCATGCTGGCCGTTACCTGTCTGGTGGCTACCGTGCTGTCGGTACTGGCTACCCGACCCAATGTAACGAGCGGTTTCGTGAGCCGGGAAGACATCGAAAACAAAACCGCCAATCTGCTCTTTTTTGGCAATTTCCACCAGATGGGGTTGTCGGATTACGAATGGGGAATGCGCCGGATGATGGATGATTCTGATTTCCTGTATTCCAGCATGATTCGCGACATCTACTTTTTAGGCAAAGTACTGGGGCGAAAATACAAGCTTCTCCGCTGGTCGTATTCTGTCTTTATGTTCGGGCTGGTCATATCGGTCATCGCCTTTGGCATTGCAACATACATGAGCAAATAA